A stretch of the Asticcacaulis sp. ZE23SCel15 genome encodes the following:
- a CDS encoding glycosyltransferase family 39 protein: MSSKLIAAATQGLRGPLLAALVAFLVGLPCALIIPPLDRDESRFVQASSQMLESRDFININYQDGPRHKKPVGIHWLQAASVSLTSEVGAREILAYRWPSLLGAALAAFSLAWGGGALFDNRRGLKAGLILGISLLLSTEAFIAKTDAVLCGFVTLFMAALAQIYVAYRNRPANADPKARLKLGHLRLTFWLAFAASILIKGPIGPMIFLATAFTLIAWDKQAAKGDATKGNVDWFRHLGWSWGVALTVLLVGPWAIAITIATDGAFWGTAIGDDLAPKLVSGSEGHFAWPGTHTLMLPLMFFPGTFLLGGALQAAISRRIEPAIRFAICWFLPAFIIFEISPTKLIHYPLPTYGGLALLAAVSIGMVHKRWAKIMNMALGLFAGVVISWIAVTALTEFGTGAHPTVALTAVTLTVASALLIAAVGGFFLWKNHKAAGLLCLFLGGVGGHLGLITLASQLKPLWMSVNLENTLIETRTDPRLGLIPGPVATLGYAEPSFVFAMGTKTALLDNAQQAVAVVEQGRPIFVEAEHLKAFEAEMAKNNLKVRAITTVHGHNYSNGNEVAITLFRKQ, translated from the coding sequence ATGTCGTCCAAACTCATTGCTGCCGCAACCCAAGGCTTGCGCGGGCCGCTTCTGGCAGCGCTGGTGGCGTTTCTGGTCGGCCTGCCCTGCGCCCTGATCATTCCGCCGCTCGATCGTGACGAATCGCGCTTTGTGCAGGCGTCGAGCCAGATGCTGGAAAGCCGCGACTTCATCAACATCAACTATCAGGACGGCCCGCGCCACAAAAAGCCCGTCGGCATCCACTGGCTGCAAGCGGCCAGCGTGTCCTTAACGTCTGAGGTCGGGGCGCGTGAGATTCTGGCCTATCGCTGGCCGTCTCTGCTGGGGGCGGCCCTTGCGGCGTTTTCGCTGGCCTGGGGCGGCGGCGCCTTATTTGATAACCGGCGCGGCCTCAAAGCCGGACTAATCCTCGGTATTTCCTTGCTGCTGTCGACCGAGGCCTTTATCGCCAAGACCGATGCCGTCCTGTGCGGGTTTGTGACCCTGTTTATGGCCGCGCTGGCGCAGATCTATGTCGCCTACCGTAACCGCCCTGCCAACGCCGATCCGAAGGCGCGTCTTAAGCTTGGTCACTTGCGTCTGACCTTCTGGCTGGCCTTTGCCGCATCCATTCTTATAAAGGGGCCGATCGGGCCAATGATCTTTCTGGCCACGGCCTTCACCCTGATTGCGTGGGACAAACAGGCTGCCAAAGGCGATGCCACAAAAGGCAATGTGGACTGGTTCCGTCATCTGGGCTGGAGTTGGGGCGTCGCCCTCACCGTACTGCTAGTCGGGCCGTGGGCCATTGCTATCACCATCGCCACCGACGGTGCTTTTTGGGGCACGGCTATCGGTGACGATCTGGCGCCCAAGCTGGTCAGCGGATCTGAGGGCCATTTCGCCTGGCCCGGCACCCATACCCTGATGTTGCCGCTGATGTTTTTCCCCGGCACATTCCTGCTCGGCGGGGCCTTGCAGGCGGCGATCTCGCGCCGTATCGAACCCGCCATCCGCTTTGCCATCTGCTGGTTCCTGCCCGCGTTTATTATTTTTGAAATCTCCCCCACCAAGTTGATCCACTATCCCCTGCCGACCTATGGCGGTCTGGCCCTGCTGGCGGCGGTGTCAATCGGCATGGTGCATAAGCGATGGGCGAAGATCATGAATATGGCGCTGGGGTTGTTTGCCGGTGTGGTCATCTCATGGATCGCCGTTACGGCCCTGACCGAATTTGGCACCGGCGCGCATCCGACGGTAGCACTCACGGCGGTGACGCTGACGGTGGCCTCGGCCCTGCTGATTGCCGCAGTTGGCGGGTTCTTCCTGTGGAAAAATCACAAGGCCGCGGGGCTGTTGTGCCTGTTCTTAGGCGGGGTCGGCGGGCATCTGGGGCTGATTACGCTGGCCTCTCAGCTCAAGCCGCTGTGGATGTCGGTTAATCTCGAAAACACACTGATCGAGACCCGAACCGACCCACGCCTTGGCCTTATCCCCGGCCCGGTGGCGACGCTGGGTTACGCCGAGCCGAGCTTTGTGTTTGCGATGGGCACCAAAACCGCCTTGCTGGATAATGCTCAGCAGGCGGTCGCCGTGGTTGAACAGGGCCGTCCGATCTTTGTCGAAGCCGAGCACCTGAAAGCGTTCGAGGCGGAAATGGCGAAAAATAACCTTAAGGTGCGCGCTATCACCACCGTACACGGCCACAACTATTCCAACGGCAATGAGGTCGCGATCACCCTGTTCCGCAAGCAGTAA
- a CDS encoding glycosyltransferase family 2 protein, whose amino-acid sequence MAAPSSSPVIAAPPSGVSVIMVAYHTGKILFDSIRDVLRDGAVAELILVDNGSTPEVERQLQALARADNRVTLLQGHGNIGFGRAVNLGAKSARQPWLVILNPDASLKGGTVDKLVAAAVGQPRPCIVGARVLNTDGSEQRGARRGEVTPVTTLVSLLRLERFVQGLEGFELHHHDKPLPDAPMAVPTISGACFAISKADFDKLGGFDPEFFLHVEDVDLCWRARKMGGIVLFHPHAEVVHEGHTSHVAPTFVEWNKGKGLVYFFNKRADTVWRKLYVWALGPLILMVSLLRSALRPRMKPEE is encoded by the coding sequence ATGGCCGCGCCTTCATCATCGCCCGTGATTGCTGCACCGCCCTCCGGCGTCAGTGTGATTATGGTTGCCTATCACACGGGGAAAATCCTGTTTGACAGCATCCGTGACGTGCTGCGCGACGGAGCGGTGGCAGAGCTGATACTGGTCGATAACGGCTCCACACCAGAAGTTGAGCGACAACTTCAGGCGCTGGCCCGCGCCGATAATCGCGTGACCTTGCTTCAGGGCCACGGCAATATCGGCTTTGGCCGGGCGGTTAATCTGGGGGCGAAATCGGCCCGTCAGCCGTGGCTGGTGATCCTCAACCCGGATGCGTCCCTCAAAGGCGGCACAGTGGACAAACTGGTGGCGGCAGCGGTTGGCCAGCCACGCCCCTGCATCGTCGGTGCGCGGGTGCTCAATACTGACGGCAGCGAACAGCGCGGGGCGCGGCGCGGCGAAGTCACGCCGGTGACGACGCTGGTGTCCCTGTTGCGGCTTGAGCGGTTCGTGCAGGGCCTCGAAGGGTTCGAACTGCATCACCACGATAAACCTTTACCTGATGCGCCAATGGCCGTGCCGACCATATCGGGGGCCTGTTTTGCGATTTCAAAGGCCGATTTTGATAAACTGGGCGGCTTTGATCCTGAATTTTTCCTGCATGTCGAAGATGTCGATCTGTGCTGGCGGGCGCGCAAAATGGGCGGGATCGTCCTGTTTCACCCCCATGCCGAGGTCGTCCACGAAGGCCATACCTCCCACGTCGCCCCGACCTTTGTGGAGTGGAATAAGGGCAAGGGCTTGGTGTACTTCTTCAATAAACGCGCGGATACGGTGTGGCGTAAGCTCTATGTCTGGGCTTTGGGGCCGCTGATCCTTATGGTGTCGCTGCTGCGTTCGGCCCTGCGTCCGCGCATGAAGCCCGAAGAGTAA
- a CDS encoding glycosyltransferase family 2 protein, whose amino-acid sequence MPLAVSVVVAVQNEEGAVADVVRELKSVFDEGLGADGFELIFVDDKSSDGTVAQLRELQKTVPNLRVVLHEKNVGKSGGVRTGIISARTNIIAMMDGDGQNPAADVLRTAMKLLNAGPDVGLVAGERKRRQDTASKKWASRWANGIRKRMLNDGAEDTGCGIKAIRRDVFLRLPYFDNMHRYIPALVNREGYKTLFETVEDRLRTTGHSKYTNIGRLWVALSDLPGVMWLNRRYRHPGSTTEL is encoded by the coding sequence ATGCCTTTAGCCGTTTCCGTCGTCGTGGCCGTCCAGAATGAAGAGGGCGCGGTCGCCGATGTGGTGAGAGAGCTGAAGTCGGTATTCGATGAAGGCCTTGGGGCCGATGGCTTTGAGCTGATTTTCGTCGATGATAAGTCATCGGACGGTACGGTGGCCCAACTGCGCGAACTGCAAAAAACTGTGCCTAATCTGCGGGTTGTGCTGCACGAAAAGAATGTCGGTAAATCGGGCGGTGTGCGCACCGGTATCATAAGTGCCCGCACCAATATCATCGCCATGATGGACGGTGACGGCCAGAACCCGGCGGCGGATGTCCTGCGCACGGCGATGAAACTGCTGAATGCCGGGCCGGATGTGGGACTGGTGGCCGGTGAGCGTAAGCGGCGTCAGGACACGGCCTCGAAAAAATGGGCGTCACGCTGGGCCAATGGCATCCGTAAGCGCATGTTGAATGACGGGGCCGAAGATACCGGCTGCGGCATCAAGGCGATCCGTCGCGATGTCTTCCTGCGCTTACCCTATTTCGACAACATGCACCGCTATATCCCGGCCCTCGTCAACCGTGAGGGGTATAAAACCCTTTTTGAGACGGTTGAGGATCGCCTCAGAACCACAGGTCATTCTAAATATACCAATATCGGCAGATTATGGGTTGCCTTATCCGATCTTCCGGGTGTCATGTGGCTAAACCGGCGTTACCGTCATCCGGGAAGCACAACTGAACTATAA
- the phaR gene encoding polyhydroxyalkanoate synthesis repressor PhaR, with translation MTEGKTKTKRGEGDKVVIKKYANRRLYNTATSSYVTLDNLSDMVRQNVDFIVYDAKSGDDITRGVLAQIIFEEESHGQSLLPIQFLRQLISFYGDSMQNLLPTYLEMSLDGFAKQQERFRSQFSQAFGGAPGLGYFDEQVSQNLAMFDRAMRMFSPFSFAATAAGAPASAEAPSEGSEAKPTADSHEMDDLKKQLAAMKAQIDALATKG, from the coding sequence ATGACGGAAGGAAAGACCAAAACCAAACGCGGCGAAGGCGATAAGGTGGTCATAAAAAAATATGCCAACCGCCGCCTCTATAATACGGCCACCAGTTCCTATGTGACCCTCGACAATCTTTCCGACATGGTACGTCAAAACGTCGATTTTATCGTTTATGATGCTAAGTCCGGCGATGATATCACCCGCGGCGTTCTGGCGCAGATCATCTTCGAAGAAGAAAGCCACGGCCAAAGCCTGCTGCCGATCCAGTTTTTGCGTCAGTTGATCTCATTCTACGGCGACAGCATGCAAAACCTGCTGCCGACTTACCTTGAGATGTCGCTCGATGGCTTTGCCAAGCAGCAGGAGCGTTTTCGTTCGCAGTTTTCTCAGGCTTTCGGCGGGGCGCCGGGTCTGGGGTATTTTGATGAGCAGGTGTCCCAGAACTTAGCCATGTTTGATCGGGCTATGCGCATGTTCTCGCCGTTCTCGTTTGCGGCCACGGCAGCAGGCGCACCGGCTTCGGCAGAGGCCCCTTCGGAGGGGTCTGAGGCTAAGCCTACCGCAGACAGTCATGAAATGGACGATCTGAAAAAACAACTGGCCGCCATGAAGGCGCAGATTGATGCCCTCGCTACCAAAGGTTAA